The region TTGCATTGCTCTAGTTTACCTTATACTTCTTTGCGCCTCTGAAACTACCCTAACGGGCTGGGGCATTACATTTTTGGAGGGAGAAAAAGGACTTGGGGACCTAGGGTGTCACGCTTATATTGCTTATTTTGCTTATTTATTACGTGTCATGTGAGAATACTAGATGATTTGGTTGTATAATATTTGGATGATGTATTGTTAGTATGGATGAAGATGAatgattcataaaaaaataaaaataaaaataaaaaaaaaagaagaagaagaagaaaagaaaagaaaaaaaaggaggatgAAGACTTAGCAAGTTATACCCCATTACGTAATTTATATTTAACGTTTGTTTCATATTTGGAAATACCATCTGCGTCAATTTGTTTGACTGTATCATCAACTTTAGAAGATAATCAAATTTTATAGGTCAATAGTGAATGatacatttttaaaagaaatgctatttagtagattttTATATGATTGTCATATAATTAGAATAACAATGTAATAAAAATtagggggtaattacctttttgcCCATCAACTACCGGGCATTGTTAACATGCcctcatgaactgacacttcgattaaaaaagagcatcaaactaccatctttacacaCTTTGGCCCATTCCGTCaatctaattcatgcaaagattTAAATGCTCTAacccaattttaaaaatgacctaaatatcctcatcttaaaccaagaaaaaaaaaaaaaactaaaggaaaaggaggtggcctgcgagccacccctagaggtggctcgCAGCTACCCCAAaactaggggtggccgcacggccacctcAAAATCAGGGGTGACCGTGCGGCCACCTCACTCGGCAACCACCctcttaggtttttttttttattattattattttattttaaatatattaattttaatattttttattaataactgtagagggcattttggtctttaaattaaaattaacggtaaaaaatgtcatattccatccaagttaacgagATTCCTTGACTGAATGAGCCAAAAtgtgtaaagatggtagtttgatgctcttttgtggtcgaagtgtcagttcatgggggcattttGACAATGACTAGTAGTTGATGaaggaaaaaggtaattaccccaaaaattagtttttgatttttttttttttacaagtcctTATTGATCTAGATGCTGATTTTAACTATCACACGATCATTTCAGTTGTATGACAATCATATAGCAGTCTATTAACTaatattactttatttttaattagacaAGTGGTAGTAGGAAACTCAGTTTGTTAAAGTTTCAATCTAAAGCACTAGAAAATGAAGTGTAAGAATTCCAATGTCAAACTTGAATTCTACCTTCCTTACCCCCCATGCTGATTTCCATGTACACACACAATTTGAACCATATCTACTGCCTTAAAAGATGAATCGGTTACCTTAAACATAAAACTACTATGACTACATATGTGAACACCTTGTTGCCCCAGCCGAACCATATGAGTGGTGGACACTCGGCACCTACTACGTAGTAAATATCATTAAAGAATGTCCACTAAAACATTCTTTGCTATTTTATATGTACACCAACAGAATTGCCTTTAACAAGTTAGGTTGGGTACCAATAGTATAATAAAATATGGTAATTAAAGAAGGCCTAGTGTTTGTAAACTATTAGCCTTCCAAAATGGCtaatacaaatccaaaaaatgGCTTGTAAAGCATTTGAGACAAGGAGTCACTATAGCTTTATAGACAAGTTTTTAATTACTTTCTCCTCCTCCTATtctacttcttttttatttttctatttttctttattcatttctttctcactctctccttttctttctctcacccTCTTAGCACTTCCTCTCCAAGCTAGCATTTTCCTTCGAATTCCCACACGTTAGACGGCGATGACGGTGTATGCATTGGTGTCGTTAGACAAATGTTGGCCAATTGGTGTATTGTGCCACCCGTGTATTCAAAAGCACACCACTTATCCTGAAAACTGATCGCCATGTTCAAGGTTGGAGCTTCTAGAACTCTCTCTTATTTCGTTTAATTCTTTTAGAAATTGAACGATTGCGTTTAATTCtacagagattttttttttttttaattttaaacaaaagtatagaaaattatttaaattacagAAAGAATTTAGATACCCgtatgaataatttttttggaaagtgacccattaaaatagaaaaaaataaattaaccattttagttaaatatttagaTAAGCCATTATGAAACCactaattgttttaaaaaataaataacatctTTAGACTTTTATAGAGTTCTCAATTCCTACTTGTTTTCATCGGCATGATGTCCTTCTGATTAAATAAGAAGAGATAAGATTAagaccctttttctttttatgttccTTAACTTTTGCTCTCTCATTGTacttatattaaataataataataaaaaaaagtagaaaagaagtTATTTTTACGTCATTATTTAGAGACCATGGTACAAGGTCCAAGCAAGTCTACATCCATCTTTGAATTGCGGCAGTGACCAGAAACCGCGTTCCCACGTTGTACAGATGGCTTATCGTCATGGCTTTTTACCGCACAACACATTTAAAGCCAACTGACAACATTACACAACAACAACTGTCTTTCACGTGGAAACTGATCTCTCTCGCCCTTTCTCTCAAGCTTATTTCTTCAACTCTGTTCCTATCCAAATTCCAACAACTGGGTCTTGTTGCAAGCTCCAAGAAGGTAAGTGCTTGTATGCTCTTTGTCTTTCTCCATAATTTGCTCCGCACCAGCAAATCTGAATAGCATGCAGCATGTTTTGAACCATTTCCTGCTGTTTTCTTGCTTCTCTGTCTCCATTTTCACTGTCTGTGGTTTGAACTCTGATGGTGTAACTTTGTTGGCACTTCTGCGGCACTGGACATCAGTGCCTCCTCCTATAAGCTCGAGCTGGAATGCTTCCGATGCCACTCCATGCTCGTGGGTAGGAGTGGAATGTGGGAGTTCCCTCAATGTGGTCTCACTAGTTCTCTCCAGTCAAGGAATTTCGGGTGGTTTAGGACCCGAAATCGGGCGCCTCAGTAAATTGCAGACCATTTATTTGAGTAATAACAGTTTCTTTGGTGTCATACCGCACCAGCTAGGAAATTGTAGCCTTCTTGAGGAATTAGACCTGTCTGTAAACAAGTTTACTGGAGAAATACCAGATAGCTTGAAGAACTTGCAGAATTTACGAACATTGAGCTTTTATGAAAATATGCTGACTGGTGGCATACCCGAATCCTTGTTTCAGATTACAAACTTGGAATCTGTGTATCTAAACAATAACAATTTGAGTGGCTCAATCCCTGCAAATGTTGGGAACATGAGTGAGGTTTTGAGGCTGTACTTATATGGTAATCAGTTGTCGGGGACGATTCCTTCATCCATTGCAAATTGTAGTAAACTGGAGGAACTTTTTTTGAATCAGAATCAGCTGGTGGGTGTTTTGCCTGAGAGTCTAAACAGTCTTGGGAACATTGTTTATTTAGATGTCAGCAAGAATGGTCTTGAGGGTAGAATTCCTTTGGGTTCAGGCAGTTGCAAGAATTTAGTGTTTTTGGATTTGTCATACAATGGTTTTAGTGGAGGTATTCCACAAGGCTTGGGCAATTGTAGTAGCCTAATGGACTTTGGTGCTGTGAGTAGCAACTTAATGGGCAATATACCATCTTCCTTTGGTCTACTACGTAAGCTCTTACATCTTCATCTCTCTGAAAACCGTTTGTCTGGGAAAATACCACCTGAACTTGGGAAGTGCAAGTCCTTGCAAAGCCTACAATTGTATACAAACCAACTCGAGGGGGAAATTCCTTCCGAACTAGGGATGCTGAGTGAATTGCAGGAACTTGAATTGTTTAACAATCGTTTAATGGGTGAGATTCCTGTTAGCATTTGGAAGATTCCAAGTCTAGAGCATCTTCTTGTGTATAATAACAGCCTTTCTGGTGAACTACCTCTTGAGATGACGGAGCTCAAGCAACTAAAGAACATTTCATTGTTTAACAACAAGTTCTTTGGAGTGATACCTGAAGGTTTAGGGATTAATAGCAGCTTATTACAGTTGGACTTCACTAATAATAAGTTCACTGGTAAAATCCCACCAAATCTTTGCTTTGGAAAGCAATTAAGTGTGCTGAATCTGGGTCAGAATCAATTTCGAAGTAGCATACCTTCTGATGTAGGAAGCTGTTCAACTCTGCGAAGATTAATACTTAAACAAAATAACCTCACAGGGGTTCTTCCAGAGTTTGTCAAAAATACAAACCTTTTATTCATGGACATCAGTGTAAATAGTATTGGTGGAGCAATTCCATCAAGCCTGGGAAACCACACCAATCTCACTTCCATTGATATGTCAAGGAACATGTTTACTGGGCTTATACCCCCAGAGCTAGGAAACCTTGTGAATCTTCAGAGATTGAATTTTTCCCACAACTACTTGGAAGGTCCATTGCCATCTCAGCTGTCAAACTGTGCAAAGTTAGAGAGATTTGATGTGGGTTTCAATCTATTGAATGGTTCAATTCCGTTGACATTGAGAAGCTGGACAGGTTTATCCGCATTGATTTTGAGAGAGAATCGTTTTACTGGGGGTATCCCATCTTTCTTGTCAGAATTTGAACAACTTTCAGAGCTACAACTTGGCGGAAATTTGTTTGGAGGAGAGATTCCTCCGTCCATTGGAGCGCTGCAGGATCTATTCTATGCATTGAATCTCAGCAGTAATGAGTTAACAGGTCAAGTTCCTTTAGAGCTTGGGAAATTGAACAGGCTACTACGAATGGATATATCTCATAACAATTTGACAGGAACTTTAACAGCTCTAGATGAAATCCATTCACTAGTTGAGGTCAATATTTCATACAATCACTTCACAGGTCCTGTACCACAAACACTGATGAAGTTTCTGGACTCATCTCCATCATCATTCTTGGGCAATCCCAGCCTATGTGTCAGTTGTCTTCCGTCAGGTGGCTTAACTTGCACCGGAAACAGCAATTTCGGGTCTTGTGACCATCAATCAAGCAATAAAAAAGGCTTCAGTAAATTAGAAGTTGCAATGATAGCACTCGGATCCTCACTAGTTCTTGTGTTTATGCTTCTTGGAATGGTGCTTATGTTTCTTTTGTGCAGAAGACCAAAGTGGGATGTTGAGACCACTGCTCAAGGAGGACCATCTTCCCTGCTCAACAAACTCATGGAGGCCACAGCAAATCTAAACGATGGGTATATCATTGGGAGAGGAGCCCATGGAACTGTTTATAAGGCCTCATTGGGCCCAAACGAAGTTTTTGCTGTAAAGAAGCTTGCATTTGCAAGGAATAAAGGAGGAAGCCAAAGTATGGCTAGAGAAATTCAAACAGTGGGGAAGGTCAGGCACCGGAATCTGGTCAGATTGGAGGACTTTTGGTTAAGAAAGGACTACGGTTTAATCATGTATAGGTACATGCAAAATGGGAGCCTTCATGATATTTTACATGAAATGAATCCACCAAAAACTCTAGAGTGGGGTGTCCGCTATAAGATTGCAGTTGGAATAGCACATGGATTGGAATATCTCCATTATGACTCTGATCCTCCTATAGTGCATCGAGACATCAAACCAAAGAACATACTTTTGGACTCAGAGATGGAGCCTCATATTGCTGATTTCGGTATTGCCAAGCTTCTGGATCAGTCCTCTGCTTCATCCCTATCCATCACAGTTGCCGGTACAACTGGATATATTGCACCAGGTAATTCTTCTGCAATGAATTCTGTCGTTCGACAATGCTTTTTGTGACGCTTTTTGCttgtctttttaaaaaacaaaagcattaataaacaactttaaACACAAAACAGTACTCAAAACTACTTTTAAACTTTAATGTCGGAACACATTTtcaactaaaaagcaaaaaacatcATCTTCAAAGTTTTATCAAGCAAACCCATGGTTGCTTGGCCTATTTCTTTCATAATTTCAAGTATATGAATTTGTGTACCATGGCCTGACAGAAAATGCAtttacaacaacaacaagaaaGGAGTCCGATGTGTATAGTTACGGTGTTGTTTTGCTGGAGCTGATAACCAGAAAGAAGGCATTGGATCCATCATTTATGGAGGAAACAGATATTGTGGGGTGGGTCAGGTCTGTCTGGAGGAATACAGGAGAAATCGAAAGGATTGTTGACTCAAGCCTCATGGAGGAATTTTTGGATGCAGATATCAGGGAACAAGTTATTGTTGTTATTCTGGTGGCTTTGAGATGCACTGAAAAGGAGCCAAGCAAGAGACCAACAATGAGAGATGTTGTCAAACAATTATTAGATGCAATAGGCCCAAGAGAAGTTAAAAAGAGCCAGCCCGCTTAAGTTTCTAACTTGGTCGTGCTTTCTGGCCGGTaaccttttgtttgttttcatttgttcAAGGTTTAGTTCCTCTGAAGTGTCTTGTATCCATAATTATGTTACTTTCTTATGCattaatgaagaagaagatgactcaaaaaaaaaaaaaaaaaactctctttgTCGCGAGAGCCAGCTTGGGCATTTAAGAGATGAGAGTTGAGTTGAGACAGATGTGAGAAatatgagagtttttttttttttttttttttaattttttttatttaaggttACTGTTAGAGATGAGAATGACTCTGAATCAGTAATGTTTCTAGTATAAAAGCTACAGTAAAGTGTAAGCAAAACGTGTAACTTGGAAGAGTTTAAGAGATGTAATGACGACGAGTATGCTAAGTCACCCTCAAAAGATGCTTTAAGAGAGGAGGGATGTCCATAACTTATAAACTTCACAAGTCAATGAAATCAtgacaatgtgggactcttTGATATGCTTCCTCACTTGTGGTATTATGGCCGAACGCATAGACAACAACATGGGAAATTGCCTAACTCAAGGGGcttgactctgataccataacaACGATAAATGTGCCTAATTTACCCTAAAAaatgccttaaaaaaaaaaagaggaatgcCATGTTTTATAAACTTCACAAAGTTATGGAAATCAATGAGACTCTTTGATAAGATGCTCACATAGATTCAAACACTTGAAGGGCAGAGCTTGTTATGTAGGAATGTTGGTGAAAGATGTTCTGGTATGATTTCTCGTACGGATAACCAACACTCTTGTCAGAGTCAAATAAGGTAATTTAACATGGCATTGAAGTATAAGTCCCacccattttttgtttattggatcatccacttcttcttctttttggatcAGATGTGGAAATGATCATCTCTTATAATCTTTTTCTCAATCAATtagataaaaaagaagaagtataaGTCATATATTCCAACATTCCTACTGACAAtcaatacctttttttttttaataaaaactaattcaaGAGTTGGTTGAAACTGTTACATCAATATTGCGAGATACAAATTTAGTTTTTAGCACTCTACCTACAAAAATTGGTCTTTTCTCATTTTGTGGTAAGAAAGTATTTatcttataagttataactatTTCACAATGCTGACGTGACAGTTCCGATCAACACTTGGATCAATACTATCACGTCAGCATTGTGAGATAGCTatgagataaaaaaagaaaaagaaaaagtgatttatagggttaacaattttttacatgatctGCGAACTCGACATTAACCTAACATGAAATTAGTGGGTTATATAATTAGGGTCAAGTCATTCGGGTAAAACCGAATGAACCCATTTAATAAACGAGTCAATCTCGGGTCAATTCACTTAACCTATGGTTAACCTGCATAacctatataaattaaattaaattatatatatatatataaatttttttacaatttaaaaacaaaactcaagctaaaattcatataaaattattattattattttcatttaaattcatATACAAGTCGAAAACGagtttgtttattaaatatattatacGAGTCAGGCCAGGTCAATTCAACATGACCTgtttattaaacgggttaaTGGGTTGTGTTGTGTCACCTGCTCATTTTAAAATAGATCATGTTATGGTTAAAAGATTGAATCCGTTCAATTAAACGAATCGAACTCGAATTCAAATTGACCCATAAATCGACCCGACATACAAAGTACAAGTTGCCGACCACAGTCGTTTTTGGCATTACTGTGTAGGTAAATGGGCCTGTTTTGGAATCCAACCCTCACCAACTCGGTTACCATATATAAAACACCAATTTGCACAAAAACAATGTAGCAATAAAGTTTGATgttgaaaatgagaaaaacgCAGCCTCTCTAGTCTCTCAGCGCAAACACACAGAGAGACACACAGAGAACGTTACTAGCTACTACTGCCACTCCATTCATTGCATCTCTCtgatccaaaaaagaaaaccctatTCACATTAAATTCTTCCTCTCAGCCCTCGCCTCGGTTTCTCAGAAGGATTCAGTTAAACGACGTTGTCGTCTCCGAATACCAAAGCGGCGGAGGAACATTTTCGGTGGCTTTTCAGGTATGGGTTTAAGGATTTTGAGGAGGGGCCGTTTGGTTGCCGGGAAAATATGGGAAAAGTTATAAGGGAATGGGATTTTTGATTCTTTGAATATTCTTCGCTATATGGGACTTGAGAGTGCGGTAATGGCTGAAACTCTACTGTATCTGAAATGCGGCCAGCCGTTGCTTTCCAATTGTTTTCCTCGGGAACCAAACGGACGGtcagattgtttttttttttttcggatgaTGGAGGATTCTTGTTTGTAGTAAATGCTAtatagctctctctctctctcttatgcTTTTCTTTGGAAAACAATTTGGTAGATATTATAATGAGAATTGAGCTATGTTAAATAATTTGTTTGCTTATTGTTAATGCTTCTTTCTCTACCATTTGATTGCTACATTCTCTTCACGTTCTTGTGGGGGTGCTTGAAATGGTTCTGGGTTTTGTAATTTGACTACCAATTTAAAGTTATGATCGAGGGGGCAAGATTATGTTCATGTATGAATACGAATGGTTTTTAGGGAATTAATTGTCAAAAACGTAAAATTTcgttgttatttgttgaaatcttaGGGTTCTCTACTCACTTTTAATATTTGAACATTTTGGCAAACCTTGTACTCCCCTTGGTTCGATGGAGGTGATGAATGTTTGTTGGTTTACACTGTTTGTGGCAACACAAGTGCTTCGAGACATTCTTTAGATGAATAAATAAGCTAAGGCTGTCCGTCCATTCGaatttgttggtttattttattgtagTATTTGAGCCTTTTGAATTGAGAGGAAGGTAAGATTTTAGTTCATGATGTCTAGCAAGTAGTAACAGGAGAAAATTCTCAGGGCATATCATCGAGAAGATAATTTGACTGGATCGAACTAGTTCAACTAGTGGAATATATTGTTAACTGCTAA is a window of Alnus glutinosa chromosome 4, dhAlnGlut1.1, whole genome shotgun sequence DNA encoding:
- the LOC133867106 gene encoding receptor-like protein kinase, encoding MQHVLNHFLLFSCFSVSIFTVCGLNSDGVTLLALLRHWTSVPPPISSSWNASDATPCSWVGVECGSSLNVVSLVLSSQGISGGLGPEIGRLSKLQTIYLSNNSFFGVIPHQLGNCSLLEELDLSVNKFTGEIPDSLKNLQNLRTLSFYENMLTGGIPESLFQITNLESVYLNNNNLSGSIPANVGNMSEVLRLYLYGNQLSGTIPSSIANCSKLEELFLNQNQLVGVLPESLNSLGNIVYLDVSKNGLEGRIPLGSGSCKNLVFLDLSYNGFSGGIPQGLGNCSSLMDFGAVSSNLMGNIPSSFGLLRKLLHLHLSENRLSGKIPPELGKCKSLQSLQLYTNQLEGEIPSELGMLSELQELELFNNRLMGEIPVSIWKIPSLEHLLVYNNSLSGELPLEMTELKQLKNISLFNNKFFGVIPEGLGINSSLLQLDFTNNKFTGKIPPNLCFGKQLSVLNLGQNQFRSSIPSDVGSCSTLRRLILKQNNLTGVLPEFVKNTNLLFMDISVNSIGGAIPSSLGNHTNLTSIDMSRNMFTGLIPPELGNLVNLQRLNFSHNYLEGPLPSQLSNCAKLERFDVGFNLLNGSIPLTLRSWTGLSALILRENRFTGGIPSFLSEFEQLSELQLGGNLFGGEIPPSIGALQDLFYALNLSSNELTGQVPLELGKLNRLLRMDISHNNLTGTLTALDEIHSLVEVNISYNHFTGPVPQTLMKFLDSSPSSFLGNPSLCVSCLPSGGLTCTGNSNFGSCDHQSSNKKGFSKLEVAMIALGSSLVLVFMLLGMVLMFLLCRRPKWDVETTAQGGPSSLLNKLMEATANLNDGYIIGRGAHGTVYKASLGPNEVFAVKKLAFARNKGGSQSMAREIQTVGKVRHRNLVRLEDFWLRKDYGLIMYRYMQNGSLHDILHEMNPPKTLEWGVRYKIAVGIAHGLEYLHYDSDPPIVHRDIKPKNILLDSEMEPHIADFGIAKLLDQSSASSLSITVAGTTGYIAPENAFTTTTRKESDVYSYGVVLLELITRKKALDPSFMEETDIVGWVRSVWRNTGEIERIVDSSLMEEFLDADIREQVIVVILVALRCTEKEPSKRPTMRDVVKQLLDAIGPREVKKSQPA